In endosymbiont of unidentified scaly snail isolate Monju, the following are encoded in one genomic region:
- a CDS encoding KpsF/GutQ family sugar-phosphate isomerase yields the protein MVNDSERMIELGREVVDIERNAVAALHERIGEAFAHACVLMMNCEGRVVVTGMGKSGHIGSKIAATLASTGTPAFFVHPGEASHGDLGMITPGDVVLALSNSGETGEVLTILPLLKRMGVPLIALTGNAGSTLAREAEVHLDVGVEKEACPLDLAPTASTTAALVMGDALAIALLQARGFTHEDFALSHPGGSLGKRLLLRVSDLMHEGERLPVVRESDPLREALLEMTAKGLGMTAILDASDTLIGVFTDGDLRRCFDARHDLHDARVGDVMTRGGVRIQADRLAAEALKLMQDRQINALLVVDSEDRLVGALNMHDLLRAGVV from the coding sequence ATGGTCAACGACAGTGAACGCATGATCGAACTCGGCCGCGAGGTGGTGGACATCGAGCGTAACGCGGTCGCCGCCCTGCACGAGCGCATCGGCGAGGCCTTCGCCCACGCCTGCGTACTGATGATGAACTGCGAGGGCCGGGTGGTGGTGACCGGCATGGGCAAATCCGGACACATCGGCAGCAAGATCGCGGCCACCCTGGCCAGCACCGGCACCCCCGCTTTCTTCGTGCACCCCGGCGAGGCCAGCCACGGCGACCTGGGCATGATCACCCCCGGCGACGTGGTGCTGGCGCTGTCCAATTCGGGCGAGACCGGCGAGGTGCTGACCATCCTGCCCCTGCTCAAGCGCATGGGCGTGCCGCTGATCGCACTCACCGGCAATGCCGGATCCACCCTGGCACGCGAAGCCGAGGTACACCTGGACGTGGGCGTCGAGAAGGAAGCCTGCCCGCTGGACCTGGCACCCACCGCCAGCACCACCGCCGCGCTGGTGATGGGCGACGCCCTGGCCATCGCCCTGTTGCAGGCGCGCGGCTTCACCCACGAGGACTTCGCCCTGTCACACCCCGGTGGCAGCCTGGGCAAGCGCCTGCTGCTGCGGGTCTCCGACCTGATGCACGAGGGCGAGCGCCTGCCGGTGGTGCGCGAGTCCGACCCGCTGCGCGAGGCCCTGCTGGAGATGACCGCCAAGGGCCTGGGCATGACCGCCATCCTCGACGCCAGCGACACCTTGATCGGCGTCTTCACCGACGGCGATCTGCGGCGCTGTTTCGATGCCCGCCACGACCTGCACGACGCGCGAGTGGGTGACGTCATGACCCGCGGCGGGGTGCGTATCCAGGCCGACCGCCTGGCTGCCGAGGCATTGAAACTCATGCAGGACCGCCAGATCAATGCCCTGCTGGTCGTCGACAGCGAAGACCGCCTGGTCGGCGCGCTCAACATGCACGATCTGCTGCGCGCGGGCGTGGTCTGA
- the mlaE gene encoding lipid asymmetry maintenance ABC transporter permease subunit MlaE has translation MLNLLGDLGAWGLQALTRLGRAHLLLLSLFRGLIEILRRPRLLVDQLFSVGVLTLLIIGVAGLFVGMVLALQGYNVLSRFGGETALGFMVAASLVRELGPVLTALLFAGRAGSALTAEIGLMKATEQLSGLEMMAVNPEHRVLAPRFFAGLIAVPMLAALFSCLGVLGGWMVGGGLLGVDQAAFWNGMQDGIDFNDDIINGVIKSLVFGFVCTWIAIFQGYDCVPTSEGVSRATTRTVVHSSLAVLGLDFVLTALMFG, from the coding sequence ATGCTGAACCTGCTGGGGGATCTGGGGGCCTGGGGATTGCAGGCGCTGACCCGGCTGGGGCGCGCGCACCTGCTGCTGCTGTCGCTGTTTCGCGGGCTGATCGAGATTCTGCGTCGCCCGCGCCTGCTGGTGGACCAGTTGTTCTCGGTGGGGGTGCTGACGCTGCTCATCATCGGCGTGGCCGGGCTGTTCGTGGGCATGGTGCTGGCCCTGCAGGGATACAACGTGCTGTCGCGCTTCGGTGGCGAGACGGCGCTGGGCTTCATGGTCGCCGCCTCGCTGGTGCGCGAGCTGGGGCCGGTGCTCACCGCCCTGCTGTTCGCCGGGCGTGCGGGTTCTGCACTGACCGCCGAGATCGGCCTGATGAAGGCCACCGAGCAGCTCTCGGGGCTGGAGATGATGGCGGTCAATCCGGAACACCGGGTACTGGCGCCGCGCTTCTTCGCCGGCCTGATCGCGGTGCCGATGCTCGCGGCCCTGTTCAGCTGCCTGGGGGTGCTCGGTGGCTGGATGGTCGGTGGTGGCCTGCTGGGCGTGGATCAGGCGGCGTTCTGGAACGGCATGCAGGACGGTATCGATTTCAATGACGACATCATCAACGGCGTGATCAAGTCGCTGGTGTTCGGCTTCGTGTGCACCTGGATCGCCATTTTCCAGGGCTATGACTGCGTGCCCACCTCCGAGGGCGTGAGCCGTGCCACCACGCGCACCGTGGTGCACTCCTCGCTCGCTGTGCTGGGCCTGGATTTCGTGCTTACCGCCCTGATGTTCGGTTGA
- a CDS encoding STAS domain-containing protein, with protein sequence MNEAAVRQNGEGRLELSGELDFDSVPRLWPALRAHLGPGDPLSLSLAGVEQANSAALALLLEARERAQSCGRELRFEAVPDNLRELAELSGVRGLLGLD encoded by the coding sequence ATGAACGAGGCGGCGGTACGCCAGAACGGTGAAGGGCGCCTCGAACTGAGCGGGGAGCTGGACTTCGATTCCGTGCCGCGGCTGTGGCCGGCGTTGCGCGCCCACCTGGGGCCGGGCGATCCGCTGTCGCTGTCGCTCGCCGGGGTCGAGCAGGCCAACAGCGCGGCGCTGGCCCTGCTGCTGGAGGCGCGCGAGCGGGCGCAGTCCTGTGGCCGCGAACTGCGCTTCGAGGCGGTTCCCGACAACCTCCGCGAGTTGGCCGAGCTTTCGGGCGTGCGCGGTCTACTGGGCCTCGATTGA
- a CDS encoding DUF72 domain-containing protein produces MNMETDDTDDARLLLGMAGWPHPEWVDAWFPEDLPEDWRFAYYANEAGCLLLPAADWLALDAETIADWCEDAPAFFRFWLEWPAGADPADARLAAFGDHLGGVLAESDNEPPAGLPVWRPTGEDAWRGPGGRQLVRWRIAGEDLRSLRRRLQVLPAQARALVLEDVTPARLGELRTLAELLGIA; encoded by the coding sequence ATGAATATGGAAACCGATGATACCGATGACGCCCGCCTGTTGCTGGGCATGGCGGGCTGGCCGCACCCGGAATGGGTGGATGCCTGGTTTCCCGAGGACCTGCCTGAAGACTGGCGCTTTGCGTATTATGCCAACGAGGCGGGTTGCCTGTTGCTGCCGGCGGCCGACTGGCTGGCGCTGGATGCCGAGACGATCGCCGACTGGTGCGAGGATGCCCCGGCCTTCTTCCGCTTCTGGCTGGAGTGGCCGGCCGGCGCCGATCCGGCCGACGCGCGGCTGGCCGCGTTTGGAGACCATCTCGGTGGGGTGCTGGCTGAGAGTGACAATGAGCCCCCGGCGGGCCTGCCGGTGTGGCGGCCGACCGGCGAGGACGCATGGCGAGGCCCGGGCGGGCGGCAGCTGGTGCGCTGGCGTATTGCCGGCGAGGACCTGCGCAGCCTGCGTCGGCGCCTGCAGGTGTTGCCGGCACAGGCCCGGGCACTGGTGCTCGAGGACGTGACGCCGGCCCGGCTTGGCGAGTTGCGTACCCTCGCGGAACTGCTCGGCATTGCTTGA
- a CDS encoding calcium/sodium antiporter, whose translation MLLASGAILVGFVVLIWGADRFVIGAAALARNLGVSPLLIGLTVVGLGTSAPEILVSIMAAMQGNPELAVGNAVGSNIANIGLILGVSALVAPLTVKSHVLWREYPLLAGVSLAVYLMLADGHLGQLDGLLMLTGLVGAMVWIVHLGRQRAAVEPLEDEFAEEIPTDMGTGAALVWTFLGLLLLIASSRLLVWGAVEVATALGVSDLVIGLTIVAIGTSLPELAASVAATLKGEDGLAVGNVIGSNLFNMLAVLSVPGLIAPAAVSASVLSRDMPLMLALTAALFFMGRGEHGHGTINRLEGGLLLAVFLAYQTWLYLSSQPTLPGA comes from the coding sequence ATGCTGCTAGCCTCCGGCGCCATCCTTGTCGGCTTCGTCGTGCTCATCTGGGGCGCGGACCGCTTCGTTATCGGCGCGGCTGCGCTGGCACGCAACCTGGGCGTCTCGCCACTGCTGATCGGGCTGACCGTGGTCGGCCTGGGCACCTCGGCACCGGAGATCCTGGTCTCCATCATGGCCGCCATGCAGGGCAACCCCGAGCTGGCAGTGGGCAATGCGGTCGGTTCGAACATCGCCAACATCGGCCTGATCCTGGGAGTGAGCGCCCTGGTCGCGCCACTCACGGTGAAGTCGCACGTGCTGTGGCGGGAGTACCCCCTGCTCGCCGGCGTCTCGCTGGCGGTCTACCTGATGCTCGCGGACGGGCATCTGGGACAGCTCGACGGCCTGCTGATGCTGACCGGGCTGGTCGGCGCCATGGTCTGGATCGTGCACCTGGGCCGGCAACGCGCCGCGGTGGAGCCGCTGGAAGACGAGTTCGCCGAGGAGATCCCCACCGACATGGGCACCGGCGCGGCTCTGGTCTGGACCTTCCTCGGTCTGCTGTTGCTGATCGCCAGCTCGCGCCTGCTGGTGTGGGGAGCGGTCGAGGTCGCCACCGCACTGGGGGTGAGCGACCTGGTGATCGGCCTGACCATCGTCGCCATTGGCACCAGCCTTCCGGAACTGGCCGCCAGCGTGGCCGCCACCCTCAAGGGCGAGGACGGCCTGGCGGTGGGCAACGTGATCGGCTCCAACCTGTTCAACATGCTCGCGGTGCTCAGCGTCCCCGGGCTGATCGCGCCGGCGGCGGTGAGCGCCTCGGTGCTCAGCCGCGACATGCCACTGATGCTGGCGCTGACCGCGGCACTCTTCTTCATGGGCCGGGGCGAGCACGGCCACGGCACCATCAACCGCCTGGAGGGTGGCCTGCTGCTGGCGGTTTTCCTCGCCTACCAGACCTGGCTGTATCTCTCCAGCCAGCCGACCCTTCCCGGAGCCTGA
- a CDS encoding MlaC/ttg2D family ABC transporter substrate-binding protein, translated as MMKKRLHGLLTGMLLVMTMAASAAEARIDPQQVVRETAEKVLAEVTARKTELEADPSQLYSLVKDTVVPHFDFTAMTRSVMGRFWRRATEQQKRRLVAEFQEMLVRTYATALLGYSGQTIEYPTGRYPEDASKVVVSTRIRAAGGPPIPIDYRLKWDEKRGEWLVYDVVIDSVSLVTNYRSSFARLIREGARKAKNPAQRMQVGIDHLIATLSAKNDASGQKKEQSAG; from the coding sequence ATGATGAAGAAACGATTGCATGGCTTGCTGACAGGGATGTTGCTGGTGATGACCATGGCGGCGTCCGCGGCCGAGGCGCGGATCGATCCGCAACAGGTGGTGCGCGAGACTGCGGAAAAGGTGCTCGCCGAGGTGACCGCGCGCAAGACCGAGCTGGAGGCCGATCCCTCCCAGCTCTACAGTCTGGTCAAGGACACCGTGGTGCCGCATTTCGATTTCACCGCCATGACCCGCTCGGTCATGGGGCGCTTCTGGCGCCGTGCCACCGAACAGCAGAAACGGCGCCTGGTCGCGGAGTTTCAGGAGATGCTGGTGCGCACCTACGCGACGGCCCTGCTGGGCTATTCCGGGCAGACCATCGAGTACCCAACGGGGCGTTATCCCGAAGACGCCAGCAAGGTGGTGGTCTCCACCCGCATCCGCGCGGCCGGTGGCCCGCCCATTCCCATCGACTACCGCCTGAAGTGGGATGAGAAACGCGGCGAGTGGTTGGTCTATGATGTGGTCATCGACAGCGTCAGCCTGGTGACCAACTATCGCAGCAGCTTTGCGCGGCTGATCCGCGAGGGTGCGCGCAAGGCGAAGAATCCGGCGCAGCGCATGCAGGTGGGCATTGATCACCTGATCGCCACCCTCTCGGCGAAGAACGACGCCTCGGGCCAGAAGAAGGAGCAGAGCGCGGGATGA
- the lptC gene encoding LPS export ABC transporter periplasmic protein LptC: MRHPLFVWTLVALLAGLSWWLAERPAPPREQATVHADVRRVDYYLRELGVTTMGRDGRPARTLRAAELRHYSDDDTTGVRTLRLTLHSRDAPPWEIRADTGWVSASGDLVLLDGEVHITREGAEGVRPMRIDTRNLRIQPEQGYAETDERVRVRSRRDRLDASGMQAWFHHPARIKFLADVKGYYAPP; this comes from the coding sequence ATGCGCCACCCCCTGTTCGTGTGGACCCTGGTGGCGCTGCTCGCCGGCCTGAGCTGGTGGCTGGCCGAACGCCCCGCCCCCCCGCGCGAGCAGGCGACCGTGCACGCCGACGTACGCCGGGTGGACTATTACCTGCGCGAACTGGGCGTCACCACCATGGGCAGGGACGGCCGACCGGCACGCACCCTGCGCGCCGCCGAGCTGCGCCACTACAGTGACGACGACACCACCGGGGTGCGCACCCTCCGCCTCACCCTCCACTCGCGCGATGCCCCACCGTGGGAGATCCGCGCGGACACCGGCTGGGTCTCGGCGTCAGGCGACCTCGTCCTGCTCGACGGCGAGGTGCACATCACCCGCGAAGGGGCGGAAGGTGTCCGCCCGATGCGCATCGACACCCGCAACCTGCGCATCCAGCCGGAACAGGGCTATGCGGAGACCGACGAACGGGTTAGGGTACGCTCGAGGCGGGACCGACTGGATGCCAGCGGCATGCAGGCCTGGTTCCACCATCCGGCACGCATCAAGTTTCTAGCCGACGTAAAGGGATACTATGCGCCACCTTGA
- the kdsC gene encoding 3-deoxy-manno-octulosonate-8-phosphatase KdsC: protein MQDLQARARQIELVIFDVDGVLTDGSLFLGDDGQEYKAFNSKDGHGMKMLQQAGVKIAIITGRTSEVVRIRMQSLGIEHVFQGIENKLEAYEELKRRLRLDDAQIAYVGDDVVDLPVMTRVGLAICVADGHALVRRHAHWTTSHAGGRGAAREVCELLMDAQGKLAAALDAYLA, encoded by the coding sequence ATGCAGGACCTACAGGCACGAGCCCGCCAGATCGAACTGGTGATCTTCGACGTGGACGGGGTACTCACCGACGGCAGCCTGTTCCTGGGCGACGACGGCCAGGAATACAAGGCCTTCAATTCCAAGGACGGCCACGGCATGAAGATGCTGCAACAGGCCGGCGTGAAGATCGCCATCATCACCGGCCGCACCTCCGAGGTGGTGCGCATCCGCATGCAGAGCCTGGGGATAGAGCACGTCTTCCAGGGCATCGAGAACAAGCTCGAGGCCTACGAGGAACTGAAACGGCGCCTGCGGCTGGACGACGCACAGATCGCCTACGTCGGCGACGACGTGGTGGACTTGCCGGTGATGACCCGGGTCGGCCTGGCCATCTGTGTGGCCGACGGTCACGCCCTGGTGCGGCGGCATGCACACTGGACCACCAGCCACGCCGGTGGCCGCGGCGCCGCGCGCGAAGTCTGCGAGCTGCTGATGGACGCCCAGGGCAAGCTCGCCGCCGCCCTCGACGCCTACCTGGCCTGA
- the mlaD gene encoding outer membrane lipid asymmetry maintenance protein MlaD, protein MNRKRQIEIWVGVFMAIGFAALFLLAMKISNLGTAYSGELFHVTARFDNIGGLKVKAPVTIAGVEVGRVQEIRYDPDDFRAVVVLGIQGQYLGKIPDDSFAKILTAGLLGEQYIGIDPGGSEDTLKEGSEISITQSVLVLEEVIGQFIFGKSQEGAGTE, encoded by the coding sequence GTGAACCGCAAGAGACAAATCGAAATATGGGTCGGGGTGTTCATGGCGATCGGCTTCGCGGCGCTGTTTCTGCTCGCCATGAAGATCAGCAACCTGGGTACGGCCTACTCGGGCGAACTGTTCCACGTGACGGCACGCTTCGACAATATCGGCGGTCTCAAGGTGAAGGCGCCGGTCACCATCGCGGGCGTCGAGGTCGGGCGGGTGCAGGAGATCCGCTACGATCCGGACGACTTCCGCGCGGTGGTGGTGCTGGGCATCCAGGGCCAGTATCTGGGCAAGATCCCGGACGACAGTTTTGCCAAGATCCTCACGGCGGGCCTGCTCGGTGAGCAGTACATTGGCATCGACCCCGGTGGCAGCGAGGACACGCTCAAGGAGGGCAGCGAGATCAGCATCACCCAGTCGGTGCTGGTACTCGAGGAGGTCATCGGCCAGTTCATCTTTGGCAAGAGCCAGGAAGGAGCGGGAACGGAATGA
- a CDS encoding ABC transporter ATP-binding protein: MEQSPADNRQEPLVRIRGLRFRRGERWIFDGLDIDIPRGGITAIMGPSGTGKTTLLKLIGGQLVPDEGSIEVDGHNVHALSTAELYRLRMRMGMLFQSGALLTDLSVFDNVAFPLREHTRLTESMIRKLVLLKLEAVGLRGARDLMPAQLSGGMARRVALARAIALDPMMIMYDEPFTGQDPISMGVLVQLIRQLNDAAHLTSILVSHDVAETLQIADRVYVISGGRVVESGSPAELAESGGEWTRQFIQGLPDGPVPFHYPALPLADDLLQGAAC, from the coding sequence TTGGAACAGTCTCCGGCAGACAATCGGCAAGAACCACTGGTGCGCATCCGCGGGCTGCGCTTTCGCCGGGGCGAGCGCTGGATCTTCGATGGCCTGGACATCGACATCCCGCGCGGTGGCATCACCGCCATCATGGGGCCTTCCGGCACTGGCAAGACCACCCTGCTGAAGTTGATCGGCGGCCAGCTGGTGCCCGATGAGGGCAGCATCGAGGTGGATGGGCACAACGTCCATGCCCTGTCCACCGCCGAGCTCTATCGGCTGCGCATGCGCATGGGCATGCTGTTCCAGAGCGGGGCCTTGCTCACCGATCTGAGCGTGTTCGACAATGTCGCCTTTCCGCTGCGCGAACACACGCGCCTGACCGAGTCCATGATCCGCAAACTGGTGCTGCTCAAGCTCGAGGCGGTCGGCCTGCGCGGTGCGCGCGACCTGATGCCCGCCCAGCTCTCGGGCGGCATGGCACGCCGCGTGGCGCTGGCGCGTGCCATCGCGCTCGATCCCATGATGATCATGTACGACGAACCGTTTACCGGCCAGGATCCCATCTCCATGGGGGTCTTGGTGCAGTTGATCCGCCAGCTCAACGATGCCGCGCACCTGACCAGCATCCTGGTCTCGCACGACGTGGCCGAGACCCTGCAGATCGCGGACAGGGTGTACGTCATTTCCGGCGGACGGGTGGTCGAGTCGGGTTCCCCGGCCGAGCTGGCCGAGAGCGGTGGCGAATGGACCCGGCAGTTCATCCAGGGCCTGCCCGACGGGCCCGTGCCCTTTCACTACCCGGCGCTGCCACTGGCGGACGACCTGTTGCAGGGGGCGGCATGCTGA
- the murA gene encoding UDP-N-acetylglucosamine 1-carboxyvinyltransferase, which translates to MDKLIINGGSTLSGDVRISGAKNAALPILAATLLAETPITVGNIPHLHDITTTMELLGQMGVRLLVDEKMRIEADASEITHPVAPYELVKTMRASILVLGPLLARCGRADVSLPGGCAIGSRPVDLHIRGLEAMGAEIRVENGYIRARAERLRGARLVMDIVTVTATENLMMAATLADGVTVIENAAREPEVVDLANCLNAMGARIRGAGSSTIEIEGLDRLQGVEYQVLPDRIETGTFLVAGAMSCGRVRTRDTDPALLDAVLAKLREAGAEITTGEDWIELDMKGKRPRAVDIHTAPYPAFPTDMQAQFTALNAVAEGVGTITETVFENRFMHVLELQRMGANIKLEGNTAICSGVERLTGAPVMATDLRASASLVLAGVVAEGETVVDRIYHVDRGYQNIEEKLRGLGADIRRVPGR; encoded by the coding sequence GTGGATAAACTGATCATCAACGGCGGCAGTACCCTTTCCGGTGATGTGCGCATCTCCGGGGCCAAGAACGCCGCCCTGCCCATACTCGCCGCCACCCTGCTGGCCGAGACGCCCATTACCGTGGGCAACATTCCGCACCTGCACGACATCACCACCACCATGGAACTGCTCGGGCAGATGGGGGTGCGCCTGCTGGTGGACGAGAAGATGCGCATCGAGGCCGATGCCAGCGAGATCACCCACCCGGTGGCCCCCTACGAGCTGGTCAAGACCATGCGCGCCTCCATCCTGGTGCTCGGTCCCCTGCTGGCGCGCTGCGGACGCGCCGATGTCTCCCTTCCCGGCGGCTGTGCCATCGGCTCGCGCCCGGTTGACCTGCACATCCGCGGGCTCGAAGCCATGGGTGCCGAGATCCGTGTCGAGAACGGCTACATCCGTGCCCGCGCCGAGCGTCTGCGTGGTGCGCGCCTGGTGATGGACATCGTGACCGTTACCGCCACCGAGAACCTGATGATGGCCGCCACCCTGGCCGACGGGGTGACCGTTATCGAGAATGCCGCGCGCGAGCCCGAGGTGGTGGACCTGGCCAACTGCCTGAACGCCATGGGTGCGCGGATCCGCGGTGCCGGCAGTTCGACCATCGAGATCGAGGGCCTGGACCGCCTGCAGGGGGTGGAATACCAGGTGCTGCCCGACCGTATCGAGACCGGTACCTTCCTGGTCGCCGGCGCCATGAGCTGCGGCCGGGTGCGTACCCGCGATACCGACCCCGCACTGCTCGACGCGGTGCTCGCCAAGCTGCGCGAGGCCGGCGCCGAGATCACCACCGGCGAGGACTGGATCGAGCTGGATATGAAGGGCAAGCGGCCGCGCGCGGTGGACATTCACACCGCTCCCTACCCGGCCTTCCCCACCGACATGCAGGCCCAGTTCACTGCTCTCAATGCAGTGGCCGAAGGTGTGGGCACCATCACCGAGACGGTGTTCGAGAACCGCTTCATGCACGTGCTCGAGCTGCAACGCATGGGCGCCAACATCAAGCTCGAGGGCAACACCGCCATCTGCTCCGGGGTCGAGCGCCTGACCGGCGCGCCGGTGATGGCCACCGACCTGCGCGCCTCGGCCAGTCTGGTGCTCGCCGGGGTGGTGGCCGAGGGCGAGACCGTGGTCGATCGCATCTATCATGTCGATCGTGGCTATCAGAACATCGAAGAGAAGCTGCGCGGCCTGGGTGCCGACATCCGCCGCGTGCCGGGACGCTGA
- the lptA gene encoding lipopolysaccharide transport periplasmic protein LptA, producing the protein MRHLEHFLLALLLTWSSLSTALDSDRRQPVDLAADSVDIDEGRQVAIYKGNVELRQGSMHLRADRVTIHHRQRKPDRIVAEGRPVRFEQDTGRGRIKARARKAEYVVNSEILYLIGDAVLVQNGNTMKSDRIVYDRVKHKVRAGAAAKGKQRVRITIQPGQ; encoded by the coding sequence ATGCGCCACCTTGAACACTTCCTGCTCGCCCTGCTGCTGACCTGGAGCAGCCTGAGTACGGCACTGGACAGCGACCGCCGCCAGCCTGTGGACCTGGCCGCCGACAGCGTGGACATCGACGAGGGCCGCCAGGTCGCCATCTACAAGGGCAACGTCGAACTGCGGCAGGGCAGCATGCACCTGCGCGCCGACCGCGTCACCATCCACCACCGCCAGCGCAAGCCCGACCGCATCGTCGCCGAGGGCCGGCCGGTGCGCTTCGAACAGGATACTGGTCGCGGTCGCATCAAGGCGCGCGCGCGCAAGGCCGAATACGTGGTGAACAGCGAGATCCTCTACCTCATCGGCGACGCGGTACTGGTACAGAACGGCAACACCATGAAGAGCGACCGCATCGTCTACGACCGGGTGAAACACAAGGTGCGGGCCGGCGCCGCCGCCAAGGGCAAGCAACGGGTGCGCATCACCATCCAGCCCGGCCAGTGA
- the lptB gene encoding LPS export ABC transporter ATP-binding protein, translating to MSRLAAQGLIKRYRGRDVVAGASLHLDAGEVVGLLGPNGAGKTTCFYMLVGLIPPDAGQVLLGEQEVTDAPMHARARLGLGYLAQEPSVFRGLSVAENVLAILELRRELGRAQRREECDRLLHEFGLRHLADNPAAGLSGGERRRLEIARALAAEPRFLLLDEPFAGVDPISVVDIQRIIGQLSEAGIGILITDHNVRETLGICQRAYIMNRGAILAQGAPDEILADPEVRSVYLGEHFRL from the coding sequence GTGTCCCGCCTCGCCGCCCAGGGCCTGATCAAGCGCTATCGCGGCCGCGACGTGGTCGCCGGCGCCTCGCTGCACCTCGATGCCGGCGAGGTGGTGGGCCTGCTCGGCCCCAACGGCGCGGGCAAGACCACCTGCTTCTACATGCTGGTGGGGCTGATCCCGCCGGACGCGGGCCAGGTGCTGCTCGGCGAACAGGAGGTCACCGATGCCCCCATGCACGCGCGGGCGCGCCTGGGCCTGGGCTACCTGGCACAGGAGCCCTCGGTGTTCCGCGGTCTGAGCGTGGCCGAGAACGTGCTCGCCATCCTCGAGTTGCGGCGCGAACTGGGCCGTGCGCAGCGGCGCGAGGAATGCGACCGCCTGCTGCACGAGTTCGGGCTGCGCCACCTTGCAGACAATCCGGCCGCCGGCCTGTCGGGAGGCGAGCGCCGGCGCCTGGAGATCGCCCGCGCGCTGGCCGCCGAGCCCCGTTTCCTGCTGCTCGACGAACCCTTCGCTGGCGTGGACCCTATCTCGGTGGTGGATATCCAGCGCATCATCGGCCAACTCAGCGAGGCCGGCATCGGCATCCTCATCACCGACCACAACGTGCGCGAAACCCTGGGTATCTGTCAGCGTGCCTACATCATGAACCGCGGCGCCATCCTCGCCCAGGGCGCCCCCGACGAGATCCTCGCCGACCCCGAGGTGCGCTCGGTGTACCTGGGCGAACACTTCCGCCTCTGA